Genomic window (Nymphaea colorata isolate Beijing-Zhang1983 chromosome 1, ASM883128v2, whole genome shotgun sequence):
GAGGGACCAAGGGTTGAGTGAGAATTTTAGCTCTTATATGTGTAATACAATGAAATAATGTTTGAATAAACGCGAGGGGGCAAGGAGACGGGACCTCAATTCTCCTCCAAGAAGGAAATGTTTCAAACAGCAAGAACAAGGAACTAACCATTTTGTGAGCTCCTTGGACAGGCTTCGGTTACGCCCGGACGAAGTAGCCTCACGAGTGAACGACAATAAAATGTCCACAAAAACCAGCTTTGATGAATAGGAAAACAGAAGCGAAGCCAAATATACAGAAAATGTTTGGTCGATCTGTATGTCATAATCAATCCAAGAAGAACCACTTCTATGCTTGGCTTCCATCATCATTATCAATCCAAGATGACCCACTTTTATACTTGGCTTCCATCATCATAATCAGTTCAAGAAGacccacttcttcttcttcttcttcttctagacACCCATTTATCCCAACGCGTTTTTGTTGGTCAGCGTCACGAAGCTGGAAATTTTGTTTTAGTAGGAAAATGGTGGTGCTTGGAagtcaatttcttcaatttttattcaTCAAAAGCTCTCTGCTGACTTTGTTCCAGGGCGGGCCAAGTAGTTTAACCTCGGATTTGAGTAGGGTCAAACTgaacccaaataaaaaaaatacattgcacaactaacaattttttatttttctaatgtaatttttttttttaggttagTTAGgttggggccatggcctaggcagcccctcccctccctccgctCTGTCCGAGTCATGATTTTGCTTAAATTTCTgtcaaaattctaaaattttctctGATGTGATTTCGCTTCCTACCAAACACTGGGGATTTGAACGGTTTGGACTCGTATTAGATCCAAGCTTTATGAAATAAAACTTAAACTAAACGAAACCTGCAAGTGGATATTTCCGGACTCCATCGACAGATAAGTCTCAGAtccaattttcacatgtaacTGGGCtcaaatttcatgaacttgaaTTCAGATGCAAAGGTGCTTAGAAGGACTTTAATTTTAACTCTGTCTGGAgtaaaatctaaatccaaatctgaatctgagtaATTGGGTTTAAATTTggctggcttttttttttttttttgggatctTCTAAAGGGCTATGttgagagagacacacacattttcctttttctcgaGAAAATTTGTGATAAAATTCGATGATATCGCGGGTGTTCTTTTATCAGGTATGTCATCGTAAAACTGATATTTCCGCAAAAAATCGGAAGTTTTGATTATGGCGCTTTGAAAAATATTACGCTAGGCGTTGAGGACTTTGCAATAAAATAACAAGACAGCAATTTTTTAGGCACAGTTTCATCCTTGATTTATATGAAGAGATTTTTTCCTAAAGGCTGTTAATTAACACCCATTAATTTCAAAACACAATTTCTGCATCCTTAAAACAAAGGATTCAAAACCTTGGTAGAAACCACCGATCCAAGATCTTGAAATCTAAAATCTTAAATCACCGCATCCAAACACAAACTGTTTGATAGTTCCAGCATGTTGTCTGTGGTAATGTTTTATGCATTAGGTGTGGCAAGAAAATAGTATGACCAAAGCGAGATTATTTTGCGTCTGATGGCCATAGACAAGATGTCCTTAACAATTAGTCATGTGTTTCGTGAAAGAGTGCCTTCAAATCCATGGAAACaatagttaaaaacttaaaatactTCCAATGAGAAGCTCGTACTTTGCGATTCACAGTTTCCGTTAAAGAGTACCCTCATAACATGGAAACATTTGAcaaaccaaaagagaaaagatgcaTTCGTATTTACAGTTTGTACAGCGACTGAACTTTCTCGTACTCCTAACTCTCCCATTCGTATCGCCAAAAAGCAAGGACCAAACAGGAAGGAGCAATGAGACAGggcctctctccctctctatctctagATTTCCTTTTGCCTATCATCCATGATCAAAACAGCCGCCCCTATCAAGGTTACAAAGCTTTTAGAGATTATGCCTGTTTAGGTCCACTAAGGCTCAAATGTTGAACAAAAGTCGCGGCTATGTTCAGACCAAATAGAGAATACAGCCTCACATCTTTGACAATAATAAACGTTGTTCAGGTCCGATGAACGAGTTCAGAATTtcagagagaggaaaagagaaatccAAAATTTGTCTAGCGCTATCTATTGCAATAACTTTATGTAGTATTCAAACTCATCATCCTACATGTCCAACAAACTTCATTTCATGCAAAAAAGGTTCAAACATACACTCCTGAAGCCAAGAGCAAGAACAAGGAACCAAAACCCTGCAAGTAAAAACGAAGGAAGACATGAGTTCAAAGACATAAATACCACATACAGCAGCAAACCCATGAAAGCTTCCAATAACCTACCAAGAATAGAGAAGCCACAGCACCAGTTGTGAGCTCCTTGGACAGACTTCGATTACGCCTGGATGAAGTAGCCTCATAACTGAACGACAAAAAAATAATGTCCATAAGAACCAGATTGATTTATAGGAAAACAGAAATGAAGgcaaaaataaggaaaatattttattgttcCGTGTATCTATTTCCGAGAAAACTTAATGCAACCAAATGCTTCAACTCATTCAGCATGTTGAATAGAAAACGATGACGACACCCATTTGCAATAATTTTAGAAGCTAATTTTCAAACAGAAAGCAGTAAAGCACACAGCAACTCATACTTTGAAGGCTTTTAAGAGACACGTACTAGAAATTTCACCAACAATCCTTAGAGCAGGCATACATGTCAAAGCACAGGACAAAGACAGGATTGATCACCCCAGTTGATACTCAGAAACCTATGGATagctttaaaaatttaaaaactttaaaaaatagcattaaaaaaaacaaaataagtagGTCTTGGGTGCCTAACAGGGTTCTCGCCCAAGCATGCACTTCAAGGTGCCAGACCTGCACCTGGGCAGCCCTTTGGAGGTGCCTAGGCACAGATTCAACCTATATAGCAGATATCACAGCCTCAGGTCAGAGATCAATTAAATATCCTATAATCCGTTTCGAAAGGAATGCTAATTCATCTAGGCAGCCCTCCGGAGTATGGATTGCACACCCCTCAACTAGGAAAATATCCTATGAGAAAAATACATGTTTCAAAAGGACTAATAGTTCATTGACAAGAAGAAATCGGGCATGTGACAGGAAgtcaaggaaaaagaagcacAAGGCAGCATTAGCAACCATCCTAATCTCAGATTCTTAAGTTATAACTAAAGCAGTGCTCGCCAGCTGTCACCGAAATCCACTTGCAAGCCTACTAAGACTGCTTCCTTAACAGTTAAGTTCGATGCAGCATGCTTCTATCTCAGCCAGCACAAGGCCCTATCTTTTATGGTTGCACGTTTCAGAGAAgcatttgatgcttttaaaCCAACCAACACAACCAAGCTAAGAGGTATCACCATGGCCTGGATGATCTTCCAGACCATAACCATAGGTTTGGTCCAAGGGCTCAAAAGTAGTTTTGCTTATATAAGTAGCACTGCACCAGGCTCGCTTGTTAGTCAAGTCATGGCAAACAAGAAGGACTCCATTTTTGTCATAAAAACCAAGGAAATTAATCACCTATCAAAAACACATCACAGAAATATGGCCAGACACCGGCAAATAAGGTTCCAACCAAAACTAGCTTTTCAATCACTCTTCCAGAACAGAATTTATGTATAGGCAGTCAAACTATATGGGGAGCTCAAATCTTCTTGTGCATGAAATGTTTCCAGCcaaaattatagaaaaagattcccatgaaaaataaagtaaaataaaaacttATAATGTGAAACCATATAACTAAACTAGCTCCAGTTGCACctcaaactgaaaaaaaatcaacatcatCAAGAGCATCATATAGATACTTCATCTTCAACTCCTGTTTTttaaatcaacaaataaaaatgtgtctctctttctgtgtgtctatgtgtagagagagagagagagagagagagagtcaaatATACAGCAAACCCATGAACCAGATAAGCAGCATTTTGTCacgaggaagaaagaaaatatgaaaaaaattattcacacaaaaagcaaaaaaaaaaacggatatgTGAAgttctgaaaataaaatataatagggtataaaataaaaaaaaaatccccctAACTGGGGCAACTAGATAGTATAACGAGTAGATTAATTCAATAAACGCAAAAGCACATCAAGGTATCAATCAAATATTATCAAATTTTTAACATGTTCTTCCATCTTTTTGCTTGCTTGATTGCACAAGCATGAACCATGAGAACTACCAAAATGTATCGCTATAGTATAAAACAATGGAGCTTTCgaattaaaaaacaagaaattagtAACACAAGAATGAGCCAGGTACCCTTTCAGGCTTTCAGCAGGATCTATCCCAGACATGCAGTCCCATTACAGGCTCAAGCCTTGACCACCTCTGAGAAAGAATCCTCATGTTGTATTACCATTAACAATTAAGGCCAGCCTACAAACTCCACACAAGTCTTATCTGCACATACCAGACGCCAGAAACTATTTCCAAATGTATATACGGACTTTGTACTTTGACTTGAACTATAATCTGCTATGCATACTCTGTTACACAATCTTACACTCAAGATTCAATGAGCACTCAAATAGGCCATTTCCTCTAACCAAGCATGGTCAACAGCCAGAAAGATACTCCACGAGGAAGTGAGCATTGGACTCTTACTGTCAGACCTTGTTTTTCCAGGAAACAAGGTCCGTCTTTCAGAAATGAAACTCCATCTTTAAAGCGTATGCAGATTAGAAACAACTTTACAGTGTGAGATGCCTATGCTGGACAACATAAGTTTCATCAGCTGATCTTCACTGACATTCCTCCTTCACGCTTAACAAAGAATAatgcaagagaagatgatgCTTTCCAGCAAAGAAGgacaaaatttttaagaaaacacATAGTCCTCAAAGAATAAGCGTAACATAGCTAAGGTTCAGAATTTGTCTCACTTCTCCTATCTCTTATCCTGTTAGTATGTTGGATACATAAACTGCGATCATCAACTGCCGGGGACAACAATTAatcattcacaaaataaaaggtTCTCATAACACAAAAAGGatcaaagtttaaaaaaaacaaagacgAACGTTCAAAGGAAATTTAACCATCAACTAAAGCTGGATCTAGAATCAAAAGTGCTTCAACATCTAACTTGACTTCCGTATCTGATCCAGCAAAGGACCAAAATTTGCTAATGATTCCACACTCCAATCCAAAAGCTGCCTCCACAattactagaagcatcaaaatcCAGCAACTCAGGATAGAAAATTATTATAATCAACGAATCAGGTTTATGTATCATCAGATGTTCGCAATTCTCACTTACATGATGAAATCATAACTAGAAATGAGCACCCGGCGAAGCACAATATTGATAAAATGTAGAAGATGGAAGgctatgaaaaacaaaatattaaaggTAACAAAAAATTctcattataaattaaaaaaaaa
Coding sequences:
- the LOC116266436 gene encoding uncharacterized protein LOC116266436; its protein translation is MGSELRPIGSPVPVTWYPALAVLLVGIGLMITASFFIYEATSSRRNRSLSKELTTGAVASLFLGFGSLFLLLASGVYV